The DNA sequence CAGTCCCTAGTATATTAATGAGCGAAATACCTTTCTCTCATATTAATACTAGCCTGCAAAAGAAAGGAGCTGAAGACTCAAGCTCAAATTAACTTGTTCGTGGTTATGCATAAGGCCCAGCATGCAACTTGATTGAGACAAGCTAAACTCAAACATGCTAATTTCTTTTAAGGTTTATGAGTCTGCAGAAGGCTGATTTGTACCTGATCTAACTATGGGCTTAACAATGTTGATATAAGTGCATTAGAAAGGTTATAAAAATATCGAAATTTATAATTACCTAAAAGAACAAGGAAgaggtttcaactttcaagtacTATTCATGATGATTAGTATGTATTGGACTGAAATGGCCACCAAAAATACAATGCCACTTACAGAAAAGTGAACCCAACTTGAAAATGGAATCAACATCATTAATAAATTCTCACCTGCAGTGAAGAAATAGTTTCAGTTGCTTTATTTCTATCGGATGATGCATCCGCAAGTTGCGCTTCCAAACTCTCCAAATTCTGAAAAAGATAAGAGACAAAGAGGAACTATGTCATAATTCCTTTTTATCATATGCAAATGGAACCAAAATTGAGGTCTGTGAACAGATATACACCTTCTGATGTTTAGCAGAGAGTTCAGCTAATGAAGATTGCCTTTTTTCCTCAGCAGCCTGAAGCAAACCTCGCATATCTTCTAACATCTGAGACAACGCAAGTTAACATCAACATAGACATatctttttatcttcttcttctttttttatcaaTAAATATTTCATTTAGATTATTATGAACTTTCTCGCTGGATGTGATAATTTACAGCTTTTGGAAATATAATATTTCAGCAGCTTggattaataataataataatccagGTCCCAGAAGATTCAAGATGAATAGAAAAGGTAGTGCTTCCATAATAATaaccattcatcattttttttttaattgtaattATCAGACTTTGCTCATGCAGCCACTGGATTGTGCACATACAACCAAACAGGACAGCCGAACAATAAGTTGCATACGCATTTGTGGTTGCAAAATAAACCAAAGGTCTAAATGTAACAGATATGCAGGATAATGTAATTAGGAAGACACATAGACTGTACACTAAGCACAAATGAAAACATCTAGACAGAAAGCAAATACACAATAGGTTATCTACATGAACATGTGATGAACTTCTTGATCTATCAAAACTAAAGTTATGAAAGCAGAGACTGAATCGCTCAAAGGATGAGCATACACATTCCTACCTGATCCTTCTCCGAAATTGTATGTTGCAGTGCCTCGATAGCACTCTCTTTTGGTTGCAGTGCATTTCGCAATTCCTCCAGGTTGTCTCGTAGTCTGATCGGCAGTATAATTGAAGTTAATATAAGAAATGACAAAATAGTTATACTATCTCAACAAATGCACAAATTGGTCATAGTTGGCGGTTAAATGTATATTACTTATTATTTGCACTTCTTAGTTGTTGTCTCTCAGCATCAATTGCTTTCAGTGCATCGTTTGCTTGTTGCCTGGTTTTGTCAAGCTCTTGCTGCAATGCTGACTGTTGGGATAATGCTCGCTCAGCTCTTTCATTTACTTCACGAAATCTAGCCTCAATGTCATCTTTTTCCTGAAAGTATAAACATATCCAGCCAACATATGAACTCAATTTCCACTTAAAGGACGGTTTTCCTTTTTATACATTCTATCTACACACTGTAACACACTAAATATTTACCTTTTGAACATCTTGAATACGCTGCTTTGCTCGTTTGTGAAGCCTGGTGAATTTCGAGTCAAGATCAGAGTACTTCTCTTCACGCTCTTTAATTTCTTGATCCAACTTCTGTTGAGCTACACAATTCAACACACAATGCTACACATTCAGACTCCTAACCATAAACTCGCAAATTCACAGTCATTAGCTCCAGTGTCTCACAGAAGCTACAAATTTACAAACGAAGCCACACGATCTGACCTTCAGCTAGCTTTGCAGAGAGGTCCTGCGCTCTTGAATCAGCTTCCAAGTGTTCTTCTCTAAGGTGCTTCAGAGCCTCTTCTGCCGCAGCTCGTGTTTGCTTCTCTTCCTCAAGCTGCGAATTCAATGACTCAATGCTCTGCCGGAGCCGTTCAACCTCTTCGGAACCACCGGCTTCACTCGGTTCTGCTGGTTGCAAACTCTGAAAGCCTTCAATCTGAGACTTGAGGAATTCGTTCTGCAATTTGAGCTCCGTGACCATCTGCACAAGCTGATCATGAGCATCGCCTGAGCTGCCATTCTCCAATGCCAGATCTCCATTGCTATCGCTTCCGTGCCTCTGCGGTTTCCAATTGTCCTCCATTTGAGCCGCCTCGGCCATTGTTCCGCTTCCTCCAATCCAACTCCTACCTGAGGCTGAGAGACATACAAATTCAATCCGATAATCAATTCGCGGATCTCGTCGGATCAATTTGAAGAAAATGAATGTGTACCTTTTGGGGGAGCTGGAGGATGAGGATCCGTCAAGCAAACAGAAGCTCTTCACCGCCAAGATAGAGAGATCGCCGGTGGTGTCGGTCCGGCTTGGGGTGGAAGGCGAACCTAAGCAGAGAGAGAAACAGATACAGGGCGGGACTTAGAAAACGTCGTCGTCTGAGCTGAGCACTTTGCATCTGCTTTGCGCCTCTCCTAACGGTGGACATGGTCGATGCCTCCGTCAAATCACTTTCCCAAGGGTGTTTCAGTAATTGACTGTGGATTTATAACTGTTTAAGTTGGTAAAGTAGTAACTTTTTTTGtcggtaaaagtgaaagtataTTAACTATTCATATGAACTGAAGAGAACAGAAAAAATCAACCGCAAGCTTGCAAAGTAGTTACATGACTGCTTATTACTCCAAAACGGCCCCAATCATTTAGGTTAGTagcaaaaatctctcaaatttcTCACAAACAACTAGTTGTTGCGATGGTGAGAAACGTACTAGTATAGGCAATGTTAAGACTTGGCGGCATATGGTTATAATGATAGTGCAACTTCTCATTCaactttatgtaatttatttcaatttgaaatttttcaaTGCTAAGACCACATAAGAAAATTGAGGATTATTCTTTCTGAAATTCCGACTTCTGAGCTTTTCCAACTGCAGACTTGAATTTCTTCATCCATACACATTTTAGATGTTGTTTTAGCTTTTACCATCtagtttttttgttgttgttgttgttgtgtatAGAGGTCTTATTCTCTCCGAGAAAAGCCAATATTTGCCCTTTTTTAATTACTTCTTATAATACACCAGTTCAAAGAAaagtaatttcatttgctcCTAGTAAGAAAATCACATAGCTAATGCACTAAATCTGATAAAGAGTAAGCTGATCACCCACCAATAGGTTCAAATAAAATGAGCTACTGTTGCTTTTTTTGATGCATTCAGTATATTAAGGCAGTTCAGCTTGATTACAAGAGCACAAAAAGTAAAAACTTCATCTTCTCATCTGATCTGGGGTCAATCTTTCTGCAACACGGCTACTTCATCATCTCACCATATCAATATGgtgggagagagaaaatatcGGGAGATCGTGTACTTTTAAACCTCTGGAATGAGAACCTCAATCAGCAGAGATAGCAGAAGAGTGATAATGGTTAATGAAATTCTATGATACAAGCTGTGATACAGTATGTCATCTTCTGCTCCAAAGACCACATATTGCCTTCACATTAGCAATTTTAGCAGTGGAGATCTACCCTACCTACATCTCTCAAGTGCTCGCGTCACTTTTTTCTGAAGTCTGCCCTCCTGAAAAATCATACTACGTGAGTTTTCCAGTAAAAGTTATGGTTCAACTTATCAccccaaacaaagaaaaaggaaggaaaagcaaAATATACTAACCAGCAGACCTTGCATCTCTGAACTTAACAGCTACATTTTCAAAAAATTCTTTGGTAGCATCTGCATAGTCATAGCAACAATCCCGGTATGTAAGAGACATGAATTGAGCCAAACAAAGATCAATTTTAAGAAAGCACAGATGAACTGACGACATTCAACCAACATTACAACCGCATGGTTTAAGAGAGAGATTTCTTTGGTAGCTATCAATTGTCAACTAACTATCCTAATTATTAATGAAGCGACAGAATCCTATACATTTTCCATTCCATGTGATCCTCAAAAACAGTTGTAGAATGTGAAGCTGATTTTGGTATTCATGTCAAAATGAACATGTGATTGGTTTCATACATTTGACTTGTTGGCCTATAATAACGTCCTAGCTAGAGTTCAAACGAATTAAACAAATGCAAGACTTGGATAATCCCCTGCCCATATGACATACCATGCTTCATGGTTAATGAAGGATCTTTTTCGTCTACATATCCAATCACTTTTGCTGGTATTCCTGCCACCATGCTTGAGAACAAGAGTAAGAAATGTCACTTTCAAAAGATTGTAAATAAAGCAAAAATTGACTTATTCGAGAGGCATTAATATGCTGAAAATAAGAAATTACTTTCCACCTGTGTGGAGGGACATCTTTAAGCACAAGGGAACAAGCAGCTATCATGGCTCCTTGACCTATTTTTATATTCCCAAGTATAGTTGCACTGGCTCCTATTAGTGCACCTTCACCTATTTTTGGATGACGGTCACCAATTTCTTTCCCAGTTCCTCCCAAAGTTACACCCTGTTGAAGAAATGCCAAACACAGTTCTTTTTATCAAGATGTACTATTCGCACAGGAATCCAGAAAATGAAACAAAGACGAATGATAAAAAAGAACTTGCCTGCATCAATGAAACTCTGTTTCCTATAACAGCAGTTTCCCCAATAACCACACCCGTACCATGATCCAACAATACTCCCTCTCCAATTTTTGAAGCTTCAGAAAAGGCATTGAAGAGAAATTATAGTAAATGTTAGTTTTATATCAAAAACAGAGGTGCTTAGTATCTCCTATAGAGCAAATTCTACAGACAAAACCACTTTTCAGCAAAAGAATTAAGTTCTGTGCATAAATCTTTAACTACTTTTGATCTCACTAAAATATTAACTTACCAGGGTGAATGTCCACTCCAAACACCTACAATACAAATGTCTTAAGGTTAGAAGAATAACAGAAAACCATAAACCTCTATAACAGTTAGTAACGCTCATCCAGAATCAACCAAATAGAAAACTACCTCGCTAACTCGGCTTTGTAATGCCAAGGCCAATACTTTGCGTCCTTGACTCCACAGTGAATGAGCTACTCGATATACTTGCAGAGCATGGTAACCCTGCAAAAGTAAAGTTGCAATATTAGAGTTGCAAAATGTATTGTATTAGGAACTCAGATTATGTGATTAAACTGTCTCAACTAAAACATATTCGAAAAATAAGTCTTTTTCTTTATATAAGACAGAATTTCCTAATAGGTTGCATTTTGTTTGATATCATAAATAGTTAACAACAAGAGCAAAATACCTTGAGATACAATAGAGCCGAACAGTAAGACAAACAAGCTGGATCGCGTTCTTTAAACGCCTGAGCAAACAGTATTCTAAAACAAGTCAAAAACAATAGAACAAAGTTTCCATCACTAAGCACACAGAGTCAGCATCATCTCTTTCA is a window from the Rosa chinensis cultivar Old Blush chromosome 2, RchiOBHm-V2, whole genome shotgun sequence genome containing:
- the LOC112190198 gene encoding serine acetyltransferase 2, producing the protein MACVTDESWVALPRMLSERLSLREEEAEEEEEPGFFDSESAAYRLEKVFPVYALGIQKPESDPVVVADSSDDPIWDAVREEAKLEAEKEPILSSFLYASILAHDCLEQALGFVLANRLQNPTLLATQLMDIFTNVMMHDRDIQRSARLDVQAFKERDPACLSYCSALLYLKGYHALQVYRVAHSLWSQGRKVLALALQSRVSEVFGVDIHPASKIGEGVLLDHGTGVVIGETAVIGNRVSLMQGVTLGGTGKEIGDRHPKIGEGALIGASATILGNIKIGQGAMIAACSLVLKDVPPHSMVAGIPAKVIGYVDEKDPSLTMKHDATKEFFENVAVKFRDARSAGGQTSEKSDAST